A genomic region of Raphanus sativus cultivar WK10039 chromosome 6, ASM80110v3, whole genome shotgun sequence contains the following coding sequences:
- the LOC108805773 gene encoding LOW QUALITY PROTEIN: probable polyamine transporter At3g19553 (The sequence of the model RefSeq protein was modified relative to this genomic sequence to represent the inferred CDS: inserted 2 bases in 1 codon) yields MNTPKXRFHKIFSNHQTSPSHLKSDKENLFKPPSSLIIFIFFLFINLCVQQKKRDRDPETNRVSLTSGLSLSRSCLMGEEIITNDENGAKTKPSPKLTLLPLVFLIFYEVSGGPFGVEDSVKSGGGPLLALIGFLIFPIIWSIPEALVTAELATSFPENGGYVVWISSAFGPFWGFQEGFWKWFSGVMDNALYPVLFLDYLKHSFPVLDHVAARVPTLLVLTFSLTYLNYRGLHIVGFSAVLLAVFSLCPFVVMALLAVPRISPKRWLFVDFKKVNWRGYFNTMFWNLNYWDKASTLAGEVESPGKTFPKALFGAVLLVMGSYLIPLMAGTGALSESASGEWSDGYFAEVGMLIGGVWLKGWIQAAAAMSNLGLFEAEMSSDAFQLLGMSEMGMLPAFFAQRSKYGTPTISILCSATGVIFLSWMSFQEIIEFLNFLYALGMLLEFAAFVKLRIKKPELNRPYRVPLNTLGALVLCLPPSLLLILVMVLATAKTFLISGVIIAVGFCLHPFLKLVKEKRWARFIPEETRPVLEVPSESQVDDEEHGDESSASLLP; encoded by the exons ATGAACACACCAAA TCGATTCCACAAGATCTTTTCAAATCATCAGACGTCACCATCCCATCTTAAATCTGATAAGGAAAATTTGTTCAAGCCTCCGTCTTCCCTAAtcattttcatcttctttctcttcatcAATCTCTGTGTTCAACAGaaaaagagagacagagaccCAGAAACCAATCGAGTTTCTTTGACTTCTG gactctctctctctcgctcttgTTTGATGGGTGAAGAGATAATCACAAACGATGAAAACGGCGCAAAGACGAAACCAAGTCCAAAGCTGACACTCTTGCCACTTGTATTCCTCATCTTCTACGAAGTCTCTGGTGGCCCTTTTGGTGTGGAGGACTCTGTCAAATCAGGTGGCGGTCCTCTCTTAGCCCTTATAGGCTTCTTGATCTTCCCTATCATCTGGAGCATACCCGAAGCTCTAGTCACAGCCGAGCTCGCCACAAGCTTCCCTGAGAACGGTGGATACGTGGTCTGGATCTCTTCCGCGTTTGGTCCCTTCTGGGGGTTCCAGGAAGGGTTTTGGAAATGGTTCAGTGGTGTTATGGACAATGCTCTTTACCCTGTTCTGTTTCTTGATTACTTGAAACATTCGTTCCCTGTTTTGGACCATGTAGCTGCTCGTGTTCCTACTCTATTAGTCCTCACGTTCTCGCTCACGTACTTGAACTATAGAGGCTTGCATATCGTTGGCTTCTCAGCTGTTCTGCTGGCTGTTTTCTCCCTCTGTCCTTTCGTTGTGATGGCTCTGCTAGCGGTTCCTAGGATCAGTCCTAAGCGTTGGTTGTTTGTGGATTTCAAGAAAGTTAACTGGAGAGGCTACTTCAACACCATGTTTTGGAATCTCAACTATTGGGACAAGGCCAGTACTCTTGCTGGAGAGGTTGAGTCCCCCGGGAAGACGTTTCCGAAGGCTTTGTTTGGAGCTGTTTTGTTGGTTATGGGATCTTATTTGATTCCTTTGATGGCGGGGACTGGAGCTTTAAGCGAGTCGGCGTCTGGTGAGTGGAGTGATGGGTATTTTGCTGAGGTTGGAATGCTTATTGGAGGTGTTTGGCTCAAGGGTTGGATACAAGCTGCTGCTGCTATGTCAAATCTTGGATTGTTTGAAGCTGAGATGAGTAGTGATGCTTTTCAGCTTCTTGGTATGAGTGAGATGGGGATGCTCCCTGCCTTTTTCGCCCAGAG GTCAAAGTATGGGACACCAACGATCAGTATCTTGTGCTCAGCAACAGGAGTCATATTCTTGTCATGGATGAGCTTTCAAGAGATCATAGAGTTTCTCAACTTCTTGTACGCCTTAGGAATGCTTCTTGAATTCGCAGCCTTTGTCAAGCTAAGGATCAAGAAACCGGAACTTAACCGACCTTATAGAGTTCCCTTAAACACCTTAGGAGCTCTAGTGCTTTGTCTGCCTCCTTCTCTGCTTCTCATCCTTGTGATGGTTTTGGCCACCGCAAAGACGTTTTTAATCAGCGGTGTGATCATTGCTGTTGGGTTCTGCTTGCACCCGTTCCTAAAACTCGTGAAGGAGAAACGATGGGCGAGATTCATCCCAGAGGAAACAAGACCAGTTTTAGAAGTTCCATCTGAGTCGCAGGTGGATGATGAAGAACATGGAGATGAGTCTTCTGCTAGCCTTCTCCCATGA
- the LOC108810370 gene encoding uncharacterized protein LOC108810370, giving the protein MMRRTGIAKTPMLLLRSWKQVQGCAGISSKAAKQKPMVIDYSEDISYHKLDVNSGGEEEWVPHPRTGIFFPPGQEWVMDGVPDGAASFDMTFWLRNVDGVDKPDPDHRFPK; this is encoded by the exons ATGATGAGAAGAACTGGAATCGCCAAAACACCAATGCTGCTGTTAAG GAGTTGGAAGCAAGTTCAAGGATGTGCAGGGATAAGCAGCAAAGCTGCAAAACAAAAGCCGATGGTCATCGACTACTCTGAAGATATCTCCTATCATAAATTAGACGTCAACTCTGGCGGGGAAGAGGAATGGGTCCCACACCCACGTACCGGAATATTCTTTCCGCCGGGACAAGAGTGGGTGATGGATGGTGTCCCTGACGGTGCTGCTTCCTTTGACATGACGTTTTGGCTTAGGAACGTCGACGGTGTGGACAAACCTGATCCTGACCATCGTTTTcctaaatga
- the LOC108810742 gene encoding uncharacterized protein LOC108810742: MGRSEIAKVPMLLLRSWKHVQGRARISSKAAKQRPMVISNISDHRVEINCGGAEEWVPHPRTGIFFPPGREESVMDGVPDGAASFDMTFWLRNVDGVDKPDPDHHFPN; the protein is encoded by the exons ATGGGAAGAAGTGAGATCGCCAAAGTACCGATGCTGCTATTAAG GAGTTGGAAGCATGTTCAAGGACGTGCAAGGATAAGCAGCAAAGCTGCAAAACAAAGGCCGATGGTCATCTCAAATATTTCCGATCACAGAGTAGAGATCAATTGTGGTGGCGCAGAGGAATGGGTCCCACACCCACGTACCGGAATATTCTTTCCTCCGGGACGAGAAGAGTCAGTGATGGATGGTGTCCCTGACGGTGCTGCTTCTTTTGACATGACGTTTTGGCTTAGGAACGTCGACGGTGTGGACAAACCTGATCCTGACCATCATTTTCCTAACTGA